The Microcoleus sp. FACHB-831 DNA segment GGCAACTTCCCACCCAGCCACGTCCGACAATGCAGGTGATTCTGGAATCGCTACCTCCTGCCTCGTAGATCCTATGCAGGCAGGTAAGAATTTTTAGAAAACCTGGAGGTCAGCTCGTGGGTCTTTTTGACAATCTTCGCGGTCAATTTCTAGATGTCATCGAATGGTTAGACTCCACCAACGACACTATTGTTTACCGCTTCGAGCGCTACAACAATGAAATTAAACAAGGCGCTAAACTGACGGTGCGACCCGGCCAAGTCGCAGTATTCGTCAACGAAGGTCATGTGGCAGATGTGTTCGAGCCGGGAATGTACGAACTATATACCCGCAACTTGCCTATCCTCAGTACGCTGAAAGCTTGGCCTTATGGCTTCAATTCTCCGTTTAAGGCAGAAGTCTACTTTTTTAGCACGAGAGTCTTTACTAATTTAAAGTGGGGAACTTCCAACCCCATTACCGTGCGCGATCCTGAACTAGGCCCGGTGCGGTTGCGGGCTTATGGGAACTACAGTATTAGAGTTGCTGACCCAGCAGAAATATTAAAGCAACTTGTCAGCACCGATGGTTTGTTTCAAGTTGATGAGGTCAGCGATAACCTCCGCAATATGATCTTGACTGGCTTTGCCACTTGGCTTGGTACAAGCAAAATTTCTTTATATGACTTTGCCGCCCACTATCGGGAGATGGGCAATAACATCCGCAGCGCTATGCAGCCGGAAATGCAAAGCTTCGGGTTAGAACTAACCCAGTTGTTGATCGAAAATATCTCCCTACCCCCTGAAGTTGAGGAAGCGCTCGATAAGCGAACGTCGATGGGGATTCTGGGGAATATGCAGCAATATGCCCAGTTTCAGGCTGCTAACGCTATAGA contains these protein-coding regions:
- a CDS encoding SPFH domain-containing protein, with amino-acid sequence MGLFDNLRGQFLDVIEWLDSTNDTIVYRFERYNNEIKQGAKLTVRPGQVAVFVNEGHVADVFEPGMYELYTRNLPILSTLKAWPYGFNSPFKAEVYFFSTRVFTNLKWGTSNPITVRDPELGPVRLRAYGNYSIRVADPAEILKQLVSTDGLFQVDEVSDNLRNMILTGFATWLGTSKISLYDFAAHYREMGNNIRSAMQPEMQSFGLELTQLLIENISLPPEVEEALDKRTSMGILGNMQQYAQFQAANAIEHSAKNPGGGNQALDFGVGIAMGQQLTGTMQQQSPQTPPPPPPQIQWYMSRNGQQMGPFAANQLLQEGLTAQTYVWRAGQDGWKYASEVPDLALLLGSTPPPPPVGLGD